GTTAGGTTTTTTGGGGGCCTTTGGGCTCGGTTGCTAGGGGTTCAGGTGTTTATTGGGCATGCCTGCTCGGGCAGCTGGAAATTTCCAGTTAGATGGGCAGGAGCTAGGGTTTAAGGTGCCCAGTAGTCAGATTTAGACGGGTAAGGCGGGTAACACTGTCCCATCCCCGTCCATGTCCCATCTGCTGGGTAATACATTTGGCCCATCCCTGTCTCGTAATAGAGAGGCTGTTTGGATTGACGCCCGAGGCTGGCAAGCCAAAATATCGGCGTTGACCGGGCACATGGGTGTCGTTTGGATCGAAACCAATTCTTTGGCGTGCCCTGACTACCTTCAGCTTTCTAGTTCATTTTTTTGCCAACTATCGGTCAGGGCATGGGCGGCAAAAAGCAGCGCCAATATTTTGGCTCGCCTATGCATTGGCGGGGTCAGCGTGGGCGATATCCAAACAGCCCCAGAGTAATTACCCGAGGGGACACAGGTAACGGGTAGTTGCAGTAAAGCATGGATGCGGTGGTAGGTTGCAGTCAAGCATGGATGCGGTGGTAGGTTGCAGTCAAGCATGTGGTAAGTTGCAACTCTACATATGTTGAGTAGCAGCGGCTGGAGTAAGCAGGATGTGAGGCAGCTGGATGAGAGTCACGATTAGGCCCTAAGGTTGTTGGTGGGCTAGAATATTCTCTGCTATTTCCTGAGTATTATACTCCACTGAAAAGAGTATTTATGTATCGATATGCATACTGGTGGCGAATATCGAATCGAATATAGTGGGTTTGCGAACCTTAGCTCTGATTCGCGAAACAGAGATGTATACCTAGCGAACCAGATTTGTATGAGGTAGTAACTTGCAAACCATGAACCCAGCGAATCACTAATTGAGTAACTATCCTATACATTGGAGTATGACTACTGCCCTTGTTCTGCATTTCCGAGTTTGTTTAATGGCTTAGTGTCTAAGCACTCATCCCTTTATTCTATCGATGTTGCTACCAACTTGGTTTGCAGGGAACAGAGCTGCATCTGTGTATATCAAGATTGCTAATTGCCATCTGAAGGTTGGTTTGGTTATCTGAGTTATCAGTTTTGTCATCTTGATCAATGGTGCAATTTCAGTGAGATGTTTATGTTGCTTATTGCCATGCTTGACAGGGTGATAGTAAGCATGAAGCTGCCTCAGCTTATGTGGAAGCCGCAAACTGCTACAAAAAATTCTCACCTCAGGGTATTTCTTTCTACAATTTACCGCACATGATACATATCCTTCGCCTTTAAACATTCTTCGATTCTGTACTTTTTTTCCTTACCTCATGTCATCAGAACCAGCGTGATCCAATTTTGCTGCACTTCTTCTGATTTAATAACAACTCTCTTCCATTAAACTGGATCAGCTTTGGACCAGTTATTTATACTTCTACCAGTTACCACCATTCTCAAAGCCATTGAAAGGAAGTTCTATCTAACCTCAGTCAACTTGATTAACTACAAAAATAAACAAGGGAATGAATCGTGCCAACTGCTAAGGACATAAAGTACTTAGTGATTTTATGCAAACTTAGCTGTTTATCCAGTCCCAGTCATTGTCCTAATTGTATTTGACGATATCGTGGTATCAGCTGGCTGCTGATACTGTGTATAGACCGATATACCAGTAGTATCGACCGATATCCCAGTCACATCCTTTTTTGGGTGGCCTGACTGATATGCGTCTGATATATGATATTTTGAACTTCTCCCAATGAATTTGTaattcatcaaagcaaatgtttgtTAGAAGGAGTACAGTCTTTGAGAGCTTTGTAGTATTGAACATAACTTATCATCGGTGTGCTGAACTGTGTAATTTGGAGTTAGGGAAATCTTACTAGTTTTAGTAGAAAAAAGTTTTACACCTCATGAAAAGGTACGACCATCCTAAGGAGCTTCCAACTAACCAAGCCACTGGTATGCCAAACCGAGCCAAAGTATTGCATCTCTAAGATTGGAATCTTGAAAACATTTGAAACTAGGGAAATATAAATTTCATTTTTGTTGCATATATCATTCATTATGTGTGCTGTTTAATGTTCCCTGTAACTTCTTTTATTCTTATTCCATCTTTCTCATTTAGCTTCTACAAATGTTTCCATTTTATGCAGAAGCTGCGCAAGCGCTAGACCAGGCTGTTAATCTTTTTCTGGAAATTGGTAGATTGAGCATGGCTGCAAGATACTGCAAGGTAAATCCTTCCTTTCAATCAATCTTTATCATTGCATGAAGACTTATTTCAGCAGGAGAGAGATCTCATTTTTGTGCATTTTCAGGACATTGGTGAGATTTATCAGCAAGAGCAAGATTTGGAGAAGGCTTCAGATTACCTAGAAAGGGCCGCTGATCTTTTCGACAGTGAAGGACAGACATCTCAATCAAACACCATTAAGCAGAAAGTTGCAGAAATTGCTGCGCAGTTGGAACAGTAAGACTACTTTCATGTGCTGTTAGCTTGATACAAGTCAGAACCTGGAACAATTGGTTTCAGAGTTCAAGGTCAGCTTCTGCGATAGTCTTGCAGATTTGCCCAGAAATTTATGCTTCTTGAATTAGCATACTTCTCAAATTTATGCTTCATGAGCATGTCTTTTTTGTTCTAGCCTTCTAGGTTGTGGGTATTAATCTATCTGGTATCCTCATTTGTTCACTTCTGTTATGATACTCTGGGGTGCCTATATATATATTTTACGTCCCGCAAATTTGTTCTTACACTGGAAGTCAAAGGAGAATGTAAGAAAATGTATATCTTGATGAATAGCATTACTATATGTCTTTGCCACCTGGGGCCTATACCACCCCTCCAGCTTCCGTTTGATCATGTTTTGAGATCCGTGTAGCATCTTTTAGGTTTGCCATTGATTAATTTTTCGTTTTTCTAATTGCACCAAGATGAGTTCATTCACTGAGTAGTAACAAAATGCAATGTTGATTATGTGTATACGCATCGATCCATTTTGGGGGGATCTTATTTGAGTTCATGGGGATTTTTTTTAGGGAATCTAAGTCTTACTCATGAACCAACTTTTTTGTATTATTATAGAAACTTATGAAGTTATATCATTTTTGTACATCTGTGTTGAGTTTAATTAGATGGTTTAAGTATTAATGATTTTGAGATTTTGATACCAATAGTCTGACACATGCTCTGCTTGAATATATTAGTGTGATCATTAGCATGCTTCATTAATTGAATCCCGATAGAGAAAAGACGATAGCATAGTGGTCGCACAGATCACGAGGCATGCATTTAACGGAGATAAAATGGGGTGGCACGTTGATATATATATGCGTGTGGAAGTTAGCTATCcacgtgccagaaccatgagttggttttgagatcttatgggtttcagctctagcctaacccagcttgtttgggactaaagtatCCAACAAATATTTGTAGATGTAAATATATTACTAGTGTTTTTTTTTTCAAACGACAGCTTCAATAGAGACCCGagtgagtactccctccgtccggtaaAAAATGTACGTTTGGCTTCAATATTTGTCcacaaaagagtgtacttctattttcccaatgcactttaaagtagaaaaaatacctctctcatcacacggtaatcaagaccaacAACAATCTACGCATGGTcttcttaatttctacatgcacttagctcattgggggttgagtaattaaagaggagagagatggtggcTTGCACCTTTCCAATGCATTTTTTGCTTCACtccataatttgtcctaaaatctctagatgtacactcttcaccggacagagggagtatgtattTAACTCGCACTGTGTCACTACAACATTCAATGCTATCTTTCATGCCAATTTCTATGTTTTAGGTACCCAAAGGCAACTGagatttttgaagaaattgctcgTCAATCAATTAACAACAATCTGCTGAAGTATAGTGTCAGAGGCATCCTCCTTAATGCAGGGATCTGCCAACTATGTAGAGCTGATGCTGTTGCTATACAAAATTCATTGGAGAGATACCAGGTGTATATTGCTCTGTTGAAATCTCAACCAGTTATTTTCTGCCATTGCTTTATTTCTAAAGTTGTCTTACCATTTGCAGGAAATCGACCCGACTTTCTCAGGAACTCGTGAATACAAACTTTTAGCTGTATGATACAACATTTATTTGCCTTTCCGTTGCAACACTTGCCCCTTTTGATCATTGCATTTCCTGGCTTTAATAGTAAAAATTGTATCCATTGGTTATCATGAAGTATAGTGATAGTTATCTAGGATTTTGGGTTTTTATTGTAGGATCTTGCTGCATCAATGGATGACGGAGATGTTGCCAAATTTACTGATGCCATCAAGGAATTTGACGGCATGACACGCCTGGTATGTTGTAGTGTACTCTGGTTTTTAGTCTTACCCATTGGTGTGTCATTTATATGGCAAAGGCATGCTGCAAGTTGATAAAAATAAACAACTCATATGCCATTCATTCGACTGAAACTACAACTTATATCTTGGTAAGGTGTGTGGTTGTGTATATTTGGAGTGACTGCATTTGTTGTTCAGGATCCTTGGAAAACGACACTGCTGCTGAGGGCAAAGAATGAGCTGAAGAAGCAAGAGGACGATGAGGATGATCTAACCTAAGCCTTATTGTAAAAATTCTTTCATGCTTCAACATGGTGTGATTTATGCCTCTATTTCGTCTTGGAGGTACATATAATGGGCATAATGAAGATCCACCTTTTGGTTGTATAGAACTTCATTTTGAAGTACCATATCAGGTGTCGTGTGTCATTTGTTCTTGTCATGACTTGGTTTTCCGTCCGAATGAAAATACCATAGCACGCTGTTGCTGCTATCCTTCTGTAACATGTTCTATTTCGCCCTCATTAATGACTTTGCTATTTTCCAATGATTGCTGTCTGTGGAACGCACATGCATCTCTGACACTAGGAATGTAAACGGCATCTACCAAAAACGTAAACTGTTTGGTTAGTCGA
This portion of the Triticum dicoccoides isolate Atlit2015 ecotype Zavitan chromosome 7A, WEW_v2.0, whole genome shotgun sequence genome encodes:
- the LOC119334368 gene encoding alpha-soluble NSF attachment protein-like, whose protein sequence is MGDHEARGDDTERKADKKLSGWGLFGSKYEDAADLYDKAANFFKLSKNWNRAASVYIKIANCHLKGDSKHEAASAYVEAANCYKKFSPQEAAQALDQAVNLFLEIGRLSMAARYCKDIGEIYQQEQDLEKASDYLERAADLFDSEGQTSQSNTIKQKVAEIAAQLEQYPKATEIFEEIARQSINNNLLKYSVRGILLNAGICQLCRADAVAIQNSLERYQEIDPTFSGTREYKLLADLAASMDDGDVAKFTDAIKEFDGMTRLDPWKTTLLLRAKNELKKQEDDEDDLT